A stretch of Amycolatopsis balhimycina FH 1894 DNA encodes these proteins:
- a CDS encoding cellulose binding domain-containing protein, with the protein MASTLALVLPAAVAVLAGAPESPAAPAPYTWRNAEIGGGGFVPGIIFNQTEPGLAYARTDIGGAYRWNPATGRWIPLLDSVGWTDWGHNGVVSLATDPVDPNRVYVAAGMYTNSWDPNNGAILRSADRGATWQAAALPFKLGGNMPGRGMGERLAIDPNRDSVLYLGAPSGNGLWRSTDSGVTWAKVTSFPNPGNYAPDPSDTTGYSSDNEGVTWVTFDPATGTRGTTTQSIYVGVADKQNTVYRSTDGGATWARLAGQPAGYLAHKGVLDASGGNLYLATSDTGGPYDGAKGDVWKYATKTGTWTRISPIPSDSSDDYFGYSGLTIDRQHPNTLMVATQVSWWPDVIFFRSTDGGATWTRIWDFSSYPDRSLRYTQDISSVPWLNFGLQAAPPVPSPKLGWMTESMEIDPFDSNHLLYGTGATIYGTSDLTKWDSGGKITLKPVVGGLEETAVLDLISPPSGAPLLSGLGDIGGFRHDSLDAVPATMYTQPVFTTTTSLDYAELNPATIVRVGTLDRSARPNDNRIAFSTDGGKNWFQGAEPGGNASGGTVAAAADGSRFVWSPEGSGVGYSVGFGSSWATSTGIPAGAVVEADRVDPKRFYGFAAGKFYVSTDGGASFTATAAGGLPAGSAHFKAMPGVAGDVWLAGGSGTAYGLWHSTDSGASFTKLAGVTEADNIGFGKAATGRTYSTLYTIAKIGGVRGIFRSDDAGVSWTRINDDQHQYGNIGAALTGDPRVYGRVYVGTNGRGVIIGESGGSEPPPTTTTSTTPPPTTTTTTPTPPTTTTPVPSGSCTAAYTVTNQWQGGFQAGVKIGNTDTTTVTGWTVTWTFANGQKVTQAWNAQVAQTGAAVSAADAGWNRVLPAGGSAEFGFTGSSGTANAKPTAISLNGRACTTS; encoded by the coding sequence GTGGCGAGCACGCTCGCCCTCGTCCTGCCCGCCGCCGTCGCGGTACTGGCCGGCGCGCCGGAGTCCCCCGCCGCCCCCGCGCCGTACACGTGGCGCAACGCCGAGATCGGCGGGGGCGGGTTCGTGCCGGGCATCATCTTCAACCAGACCGAACCCGGGCTGGCCTACGCCCGCACCGACATCGGCGGCGCGTACCGGTGGAACCCGGCGACCGGGCGCTGGATCCCGCTGCTGGACTCGGTGGGCTGGACCGACTGGGGGCACAACGGCGTCGTCAGCCTGGCCACCGACCCGGTCGACCCGAACCGCGTCTACGTCGCGGCCGGGATGTACACCAACAGCTGGGACCCGAACAACGGCGCGATCCTCCGGTCGGCCGACCGCGGCGCGACCTGGCAGGCGGCCGCGCTGCCGTTCAAGCTCGGCGGCAACATGCCCGGCCGGGGCATGGGCGAGCGGCTCGCCATCGACCCGAACCGCGACAGCGTCCTCTACCTCGGCGCCCCCAGCGGCAACGGGCTCTGGCGCAGCACGGACTCCGGCGTCACGTGGGCGAAGGTGACCAGCTTCCCGAACCCGGGCAACTACGCGCCCGACCCGAGCGACACGACCGGCTACTCCAGCGACAACGAGGGCGTCACCTGGGTCACGTTCGACCCGGCGACCGGCACCCGCGGCACTACCACGCAGTCGATCTACGTCGGCGTCGCGGACAAGCAGAACACCGTCTACCGCAGCACCGACGGCGGCGCCACCTGGGCGCGGCTGGCCGGCCAGCCCGCCGGGTACCTGGCGCACAAGGGCGTCCTCGACGCGAGCGGCGGCAACCTCTACCTCGCGACCAGCGACACCGGCGGCCCCTACGACGGCGCGAAGGGCGACGTCTGGAAGTACGCCACGAAGACCGGCACCTGGACGCGGATCAGCCCGATCCCCTCCGACAGCTCGGACGACTACTTCGGCTACAGCGGCCTGACGATCGACCGGCAGCACCCGAACACGCTGATGGTCGCCACGCAGGTGTCGTGGTGGCCGGACGTGATCTTCTTCCGCAGCACCGACGGCGGCGCCACCTGGACCCGGATCTGGGACTTCTCGAGCTATCCCGACCGGTCGCTGCGCTACACCCAGGACATTTCCTCGGTGCCGTGGCTGAACTTCGGCCTGCAGGCCGCTCCCCCGGTGCCGTCACCGAAACTCGGCTGGATGACCGAGTCCATGGAGATCGACCCGTTCGACTCGAACCACCTGCTGTACGGCACCGGTGCGACGATCTACGGCACGTCCGACCTCACGAAGTGGGACAGCGGCGGGAAGATCACGCTCAAGCCGGTCGTCGGCGGCCTCGAGGAGACCGCGGTGCTCGACCTGATCAGCCCGCCGTCGGGCGCTCCCCTGCTGTCCGGTCTCGGCGACATCGGCGGGTTCCGGCACGACAGCCTCGACGCCGTCCCGGCCACGATGTACACCCAGCCGGTCTTCACGACGACCACCAGCCTCGACTACGCCGAGCTGAACCCGGCGACGATCGTGCGCGTGGGCACGCTGGACCGGAGCGCCCGGCCGAACGACAACCGGATCGCCTTCTCCACCGACGGCGGGAAGAACTGGTTCCAGGGCGCCGAGCCGGGCGGGAACGCCAGTGGCGGCACGGTGGCGGCGGCCGCCGACGGCAGCCGGTTCGTCTGGAGCCCCGAAGGCAGCGGTGTCGGCTACTCCGTGGGCTTCGGTTCGTCCTGGGCGACGTCCACCGGTATCCCGGCCGGCGCCGTGGTCGAGGCCGACCGCGTCGACCCGAAGCGGTTCTACGGGTTCGCAGCCGGCAAGTTCTACGTCAGCACCGACGGCGGCGCGAGCTTCACCGCGACCGCGGCCGGCGGGCTGCCGGCCGGTTCCGCGCACTTCAAGGCGATGCCCGGCGTGGCGGGCGACGTCTGGCTCGCCGGCGGTTCCGGCACGGCGTACGGCCTCTGGCACTCAACCGACTCCGGAGCGTCTTTCACGAAACTGGCCGGGGTCACCGAAGCCGACAACATCGGGTTCGGCAAGGCCGCGACCGGCCGGACGTATTCGACGTTATACACCATTGCCAAGATCGGCGGGGTGCGCGGGATCTTCCGGTCGGACGACGCGGGTGTGTCGTGGACGCGGATCAACGACGACCAGCACCAGTACGGCAATATCGGGGCGGCGCTGACCGGGGATCCGCGGGTGTACGGCCGGGTGTACGTCGGCACGAACGGGCGGGGCGTGATCATCGGCGAGTCCGGGGGCAGCGAGCCGCCGCCCACGACGACCACGAGCACCACACCGCCGCCGACCACCACGACCACGACACCCACCCCGCCGACCACGACGACGCCGGTGCCGTCGGGGTCGTGCACGGCCGCCTACACGGTCACCAACCAGTGGCAGGGCGGGTTCCAGGCCGGGGTGAAGATCGGGAACACCGACACGACCACGGTGACCGGGTGGACGGTGACGTGGACGTTCGCCAACGGCCAGAAGGTGACGCAAGCGTGGAACGCCCAGGTCGCCCAGACCGGCGCGGCGGTGTCGGCGGCGGACGCGGGCTGGAACCGGGTCCTTCCGGCGGGCGGGAGCGCGGAGTTCGGGTTCACCGGAAGCTCGGGCACGGCGAACGCCAAGCCCACGGCAATCTCGCTGAACGGGCGCGCCTGCACGACGTCCTGA
- a CDS encoding carboxymuconolactone decarboxylase family protein, whose translation MSEAQEHDRSASFAQGLNLIQRLGGVERPAVLDLFASIGEAEFGERCVGFIYGDVYHRPGLPLPERQLVTVAALTALGYAGAQLQFHAKAALTVGCTRRGLVEAVIQVSSFAGFPATLNALGQLKTLFESLPDDEPEPASSEPAEAPPWAGIADRYERGLAAMKAIDGEAGEKVAEALQDIAPDLARYIVEFTFGEIYPRPHLSLRHRELVTIAACVALGTALPQLKVHIHGLLNVGGTEREAVETVLHLAFYCGFPAALNAIAAAREVFAQR comes from the coding sequence ATGTCCGAAGCGCAGGAGCACGACCGCTCCGCGTCCTTCGCCCAGGGCCTGAACCTCATCCAGCGGCTCGGCGGCGTCGAACGGCCCGCCGTGCTGGACCTGTTCGCGAGCATCGGGGAGGCCGAGTTCGGCGAGCGGTGTGTCGGGTTCATCTACGGCGACGTCTACCACCGGCCCGGCCTGCCGCTGCCGGAGCGGCAGCTGGTGACGGTCGCCGCGCTCACCGCGCTCGGCTACGCGGGTGCGCAGCTGCAGTTCCACGCCAAGGCCGCGCTCACCGTCGGCTGCACCCGGCGGGGGCTGGTCGAAGCGGTCATCCAGGTCAGCTCGTTCGCCGGGTTCCCCGCGACCCTGAACGCGCTGGGGCAGCTCAAGACGCTGTTCGAGAGCCTGCCGGACGACGAACCCGAGCCCGCGTCGTCCGAACCGGCAGAGGCGCCGCCGTGGGCCGGCATCGCCGACCGCTACGAGCGCGGCCTGGCCGCGATGAAGGCGATCGACGGCGAGGCGGGCGAGAAGGTCGCCGAGGCGCTCCAGGACATCGCCCCCGACCTGGCCCGCTACATCGTCGAGTTCACCTTCGGCGAGATCTACCCCCGCCCGCACCTGAGCCTGCGCCACCGGGAGCTCGTTACGATCGCGGCGTGCGTCGCGCTGGGCACCGCGCTGCCGCAGCTGAAGGTGCACATCCACGGTCTGCTGAACGTCGGCGGCACCGAGCGGGAGGCCGTCGAGACCGTGCTGCACCTGGCGTTCTACTGCGGGTTCCCGGCCGCGCTCAACGCCATCGCGGCCGCCCGCGAAGTGTTCGCCCAGCGGTGA
- a CDS encoding cellulose-binding domain-containing protein yields MNRFAGALAGLCLAAAGTTAVVVVAAKSAAAAPACSVAYRVNQWQTGYTADITVTNGATALSSWALTWHYPGTQSVTSAWNATVRQTGNAVTAESLPYNAALPAGGSVSFGLQGTYSGTNTEPTDFALNGVSCGDTAPPTTTTPPTTVTTSPTTTTSGPPPAGCANAAICDDFEQQTGGTPGGRWTVGAANCTGTGTVAVDSTVAHSGSRSVKVTGQGGYCNHAFLGTSLGSVGSGAFYGRFWVRHTTALPTGHVAFMAMRDTADAGRDLRAGGQNRALQWNRESDDATLPAQSPAGVAQSVPLPTGTWSCFEFQLDGAGGKLRTWLNSTEVPGLVVDGVPTPDIDQQWLGRAWHPAVTDLRLGWESYAGDADTLWFDDVAVGSTRIGC; encoded by the coding sequence ATGAACAGGTTCGCCGGCGCCCTCGCCGGGCTCTGCCTCGCCGCGGCGGGCACCACCGCCGTCGTTGTCGTTGCCGCAAAGTCCGCCGCCGCCGCGCCGGCCTGCTCGGTCGCCTACCGCGTCAACCAGTGGCAGACCGGATACACGGCCGACATCACCGTGACCAACGGCGCCACCGCACTCTCCTCCTGGGCGCTCACCTGGCACTACCCCGGAACCCAGTCGGTCACCTCGGCCTGGAACGCCACCGTCCGCCAGACCGGGAACGCCGTCACGGCGGAGAGCCTTCCGTACAACGCCGCCTTGCCCGCCGGCGGCTCGGTTTCGTTCGGCCTCCAGGGCACCTACAGCGGGACGAACACCGAGCCCACGGACTTCGCGCTCAACGGCGTCTCGTGCGGCGACACCGCTCCCCCGACGACGACCACCCCGCCGACGACCGTGACGACCAGCCCGACCACGACGACGTCCGGGCCGCCGCCCGCCGGGTGCGCGAACGCCGCGATCTGCGACGACTTCGAGCAGCAGACCGGCGGCACCCCCGGCGGCCGCTGGACCGTCGGCGCGGCCAACTGCACGGGCACCGGCACGGTCGCCGTCGACAGCACCGTCGCGCACTCGGGCTCCCGCTCGGTCAAGGTCACCGGCCAGGGCGGCTACTGCAACCACGCCTTCCTCGGCACGAGCCTCGGCAGCGTCGGATCGGGCGCGTTCTACGGCCGGTTCTGGGTCCGCCACACCACCGCGCTGCCCACCGGGCACGTCGCCTTCATGGCCATGCGCGACACCGCCGACGCCGGCCGCGACCTGCGGGCCGGCGGGCAGAACCGGGCCCTGCAGTGGAACCGCGAGTCCGACGACGCGACGCTGCCCGCGCAGAGCCCGGCCGGCGTCGCCCAGAGCGTCCCGCTGCCGACGGGCACCTGGTCCTGCTTCGAGTTCCAGCTCGACGGCGCCGGGGGCAAGCTGCGGACGTGGCTCAACTCCACCGAAGTGCCCGGGCTCGTCGTCGACGGCGTCCCGACCCCCGACATCGACCAGCAGTGGCTCGGCCGGGCCTGGCACCCGGCCGTGACCGACCTCCGGCTCGGCTGGGAGAGCTACGCCGGCGACGCCGACACGCTGTGGTTCGACGACGTGGCCGTGGGCAGCACGCGGATCGGGTGCTGA
- the mgrA gene encoding L-glyceraldehyde 3-phosphate reductase has translation MSPFVAAEDRYAGMPYRRAGRSGLKLPAVSLGLWHNFGDDKPLDVQRAVLRRAFDLGVTHFDLANNYGPPPGAAEANFGRHFAADFRPYRDEILVSSKAGYLMWDGPYGEWGSRKNLLASLDQSLARTGLDYFDVFYSHRPDPDTPIEETMGALDTAVRSGKALYAGISNYSPEQTTAALAALQELGTPLLIHQPRYSMLDRWVEDGLLDTLDEHGVGSIAYSPLSQGLLTDRYLDGVPADSRAAGASPFLTSDRLTEETLATVRALNDVAKRRGQTLAQLAIAWVLRRGRVTSALIGASSVAQLENTVAATANLEFTGDELAEIDRILGR, from the coding sequence ATGTCGCCTTTCGTCGCGGCCGAAGACCGGTACGCGGGCATGCCCTACCGGCGGGCCGGGCGCAGCGGGCTGAAGCTGCCCGCCGTGTCGCTCGGCCTGTGGCACAACTTCGGGGACGACAAGCCCCTCGACGTCCAGCGCGCCGTCTTGCGCCGGGCGTTCGACCTGGGCGTGACGCACTTCGACCTGGCCAACAACTACGGCCCGCCGCCCGGCGCGGCCGAGGCGAACTTCGGGCGGCACTTCGCCGCCGACTTCCGCCCGTACCGCGACGAGATCCTGGTGTCGTCCAAGGCGGGCTACCTGATGTGGGACGGCCCGTACGGCGAGTGGGGCTCGCGCAAGAACCTCCTCGCCAGCCTCGACCAGAGCCTCGCGCGCACCGGCCTGGACTATTTCGACGTTTTCTACTCGCACCGTCCGGACCCGGACACTCCGATCGAGGAGACGATGGGCGCGCTCGACACCGCCGTCCGCTCCGGGAAAGCGCTCTACGCGGGCATCTCCAACTACTCGCCGGAGCAGACCACGGCCGCGCTCGCCGCGCTCCAGGAGCTGGGCACGCCGCTGCTGATCCACCAGCCGCGGTACTCGATGCTGGACCGCTGGGTCGAGGACGGCCTGCTCGACACGCTGGACGAGCACGGCGTCGGCTCGATCGCGTACTCGCCGCTGAGCCAGGGCCTGCTGACCGACCGCTACCTCGACGGTGTCCCGGCCGACTCGCGGGCGGCCGGCGCCAGCCCGTTCCTCACCAGCGACCGGCTCACCGAGGAGACCCTCGCGACCGTCCGCGCGCTGAACGACGTCGCGAAGCGGCGCGGGCAGACGCTCGCCCAGCTCGCCATCGCCTGGGTGCTGCGTCGCGGCCGCGTCACCTCGGCGCTGATCGGGGCCAGCAGCGTCGCGCAGCTCGAGAACACCGTCGCGGCGACGGCGAACCTCGAATTCACCGGCGACGAGCTGGCCGAGATCGACCGGATCCTCGGCCGGTAG
- a CDS encoding AGE family epimerase/isomerase, whose product MDSPSSVPAWVRAEPARLLGFAARAAHPGGGFAWLDDAGRPVLDRPVETWITCRMTHVFALAALRGEPAAGERVAHGVAALTGLLRDPEHGGWYASAALAEKRAYEHAFVVLAAASAAAAGAAGAEPLLAEALEVVERRFWEPGPGLVADVWDRRWTRLEDYRGANANMHTVEAFLAAADVTGDRVWATRALSIVDHLVHGEARAHGWLLPEHYDPDWRVRPEFNRGRPADPFRPFGATVGHLFEWARLAVHLTRALGDEAPPWLLPDAVALFETAVRTGWAVDGRAGFVYTTDFAGTPVVRNRLHWVVTEAMAAAWTLHQETGDPAYLERFREWCEHAEDRFVDRELGSWHHELDPENRPAATVWAGKPDIYHAYQATLLPGLPPAASFAGALLPRR is encoded by the coding sequence GTGGACAGTCCGTCTTCGGTGCCCGCCTGGGTGCGCGCCGAACCCGCCCGGTTGCTCGGATTCGCCGCCCGCGCGGCGCACCCCGGCGGCGGGTTCGCGTGGCTCGACGACGCCGGGCGGCCGGTGCTCGACCGTCCCGTCGAGACGTGGATCACCTGCCGGATGACGCACGTCTTCGCGCTGGCGGCGCTGCGGGGCGAGCCGGCCGCGGGGGAGCGGGTGGCGCACGGCGTCGCCGCGCTGACCGGGCTGCTGCGCGACCCGGAGCACGGCGGCTGGTACGCCTCGGCGGCCCTGGCCGAAAAGCGGGCCTACGAGCACGCCTTCGTCGTCCTGGCGGCCGCGAGCGCGGCCGCCGCCGGTGCCGCCGGGGCCGAACCGCTGCTGGCCGAGGCACTCGAAGTCGTCGAACGCCGGTTCTGGGAACCGGGGCCGGGGCTCGTCGCCGACGTCTGGGACCGCCGCTGGACGCGCCTGGAGGACTACCGCGGGGCCAACGCCAACATGCACACGGTCGAGGCGTTCCTGGCCGCCGCCGACGTCACCGGCGACCGGGTGTGGGCGACGCGCGCCTTGTCCATTGTGGACCACCTCGTGCACGGCGAAGCCCGCGCGCACGGCTGGCTGCTCCCGGAACACTACGACCCGGACTGGCGGGTGCGGCCGGAGTTCAACCGGGGCCGGCCCGCCGACCCGTTCCGCCCGTTCGGCGCGACCGTCGGGCACCTCTTCGAGTGGGCGCGGCTGGCCGTGCACCTCACGCGCGCCCTCGGCGACGAGGCGCCGCCGTGGCTGTTACCCGACGCCGTCGCGCTGTTCGAGACGGCGGTCCGGACCGGCTGGGCCGTCGACGGCCGGGCGGGGTTCGTCTACACCACCGACTTCGCCGGGACGCCGGTGGTGCGCAACCGCCTGCACTGGGTGGTGACGGAGGCGATGGCCGCCGCGTGGACGCTGCACCAGGAAACCGGCGACCCGGCGTACCTCGAGCGGTTCCGGGAGTGGTGCGAGCACGCCGAAGACCGCTTCGTGGACCGCGAGCTCGGGTCGTGGCACCACGAGCTCGACCCGGAGAACCGGCCCGCGGCGACGGTGTGGGCCGGCAAACCGGACATCTACCACGCCTACCAGGCGACGCTGCTGCCCGGCCTGCCGCCCGCGGCGTCGTTCGCCGGCGCGCTCCTGCCGCGTCGCTAG
- a CDS encoding lytic polysaccharide monooxygenase produces MTRRRSTILAAVTVLLASLTAILLNTGTAEAHGAMMKPGSRTFLCWQDGLSSTGEIKPVNPACAAAVGVSGANSLYNWFAVLRSDGAGRTRGFIPDGKLCSGGNPNYAGFDGVGAWPLTHLTSGAQFDFSYNAWAAHPGWFYTYVTKDGWDPAKPLTWDSLEDQPFLTVDHPPVTGQVGTVDGQYKWTGALPSNKTGRHIIYSVWKRSDSAETFYGCSDVTFDGGHGEVTGVKDPGSPPTSTTPTTTTGTPPPGSCMAMYEITNAWNGGYEAKVTVMNHGTTPYSSWQVGWTLPAGQTIGSVWNGTLSQSGSAVTVRNASWNGQVAADGQTTFGMVVNTTGGSAAPSPTCQGT; encoded by the coding sequence GTGACCAGGAGACGAAGTACGATCCTCGCCGCCGTCACCGTGCTGCTGGCGAGCCTGACCGCCATTCTGCTGAACACCGGCACGGCCGAGGCGCACGGCGCCATGATGAAACCGGGCAGCCGGACCTTCCTGTGCTGGCAGGACGGGCTCAGTTCGACCGGCGAGATCAAGCCCGTCAACCCGGCCTGCGCGGCCGCGGTCGGCGTCAGCGGCGCCAACTCGCTGTACAACTGGTTCGCCGTGCTGCGGTCCGACGGCGCCGGGCGCACGCGGGGGTTCATCCCCGACGGGAAGCTGTGCTCCGGCGGGAACCCGAACTACGCGGGCTTCGACGGCGTCGGCGCGTGGCCGCTGACCCACCTCACCTCCGGCGCCCAGTTCGACTTCTCGTACAACGCGTGGGCCGCGCACCCGGGCTGGTTCTACACGTACGTGACCAAGGACGGCTGGGACCCGGCCAAGCCGCTGACCTGGGACTCGCTGGAGGATCAACCGTTCCTGACGGTGGACCACCCGCCGGTGACCGGCCAGGTGGGCACGGTGGACGGCCAGTACAAGTGGACCGGCGCGCTGCCGTCGAACAAGACCGGCCGGCACATCATCTACTCGGTGTGGAAGCGTTCCGACAGCGCCGAGACGTTCTACGGCTGCTCGGACGTCACCTTCGACGGCGGCCACGGCGAAGTCACCGGCGTGAAGGACCCGGGCTCCCCGCCCACGTCGACCACGCCGACGACCACCACCGGCACCCCGCCGCCGGGTTCGTGCATGGCGATGTACGAGATCACCAACGCCTGGAACGGTGGCTACGAGGCCAAGGTGACGGTGATGAACCACGGCACCACGCCGTACTCGAGCTGGCAGGTGGGCTGGACACTGCCCGCGGGCCAGACGATCGGCAGCGTCTGGAACGGCACGCTGAGCCAGTCCGGCTCGGCGGTCACGGTCCGCAACGCCAGCTGGAACGGCCAAGTGGCCGCGGACGGCCAGACCACCTTCGGGATGGTCGTCAACACCACGGGAGGCAGCGCCGCGCCGTCGCCGACGTGCCAGGGCACCTGA
- a CDS encoding LacI family DNA-binding transcriptional regulator → MKRPTITDIAKEAGVSKGAVSYALNGRPGVSEATRQRITEIARELGWAPSSTARALSGGRTGAIGLVLDRPFEVVVPALLDGFPDELLIQVAAGRDAALAVYRRWRAERKVDGVLLTEPGCAAELVRIGLPAVVLGGQGGVPGVPSVRVDDATGAAEVLQYLAALGHRRVVRVAGAAVFADPAARQRAFPAGPAHPEPSADAVRRVLAGRPRPTALVCDTDGLAVAALAAARELGLAVPRDLSVVSWDDTPLCRLVRPALTAIRRPLGELGSLAASVLHDVLAGEATGDVGASRPRLITRGSTGPAHS, encoded by the coding sequence ATGAAGCGTCCGACGATCACCGACATCGCGAAGGAGGCCGGCGTCTCCAAGGGCGCGGTCTCCTACGCCCTCAACGGCCGCCCCGGCGTTTCGGAGGCGACCCGGCAGCGGATCACCGAGATCGCCAGGGAGCTCGGGTGGGCGCCGAGCAGCACCGCGCGGGCGCTGTCCGGCGGCCGGACCGGGGCGATCGGCCTGGTGCTCGACCGGCCGTTCGAGGTGGTGGTCCCGGCCCTGCTCGACGGGTTCCCCGACGAGCTGCTGATCCAGGTCGCCGCCGGCCGCGACGCCGCACTGGCGGTCTACCGCCGCTGGCGGGCGGAACGGAAGGTCGACGGCGTGCTGCTCACCGAGCCGGGGTGCGCGGCCGAGCTGGTGCGGATCGGCCTGCCCGCGGTGGTGCTCGGCGGCCAGGGCGGGGTGCCGGGCGTCCCGTCGGTGCGGGTGGACGACGCGACCGGGGCCGCCGAGGTGCTGCAGTACCTGGCCGCACTGGGGCACCGGCGCGTGGTCCGCGTCGCGGGCGCGGCGGTGTTCGCGGACCCGGCGGCGCGGCAGCGGGCGTTCCCCGCCGGTCCGGCCCACCCGGAGCCCTCGGCCGACGCGGTCCGCCGGGTACTGGCCGGGCGCCCCCGGCCCACCGCGCTGGTGTGCGACACCGACGGCCTCGCCGTGGCCGCGCTCGCCGCCGCGCGCGAACTCGGCCTCGCGGTGCCGCGGGACCTCTCGGTGGTCTCGTGGGACGACACCCCGCTCTGCCGGCTGGTCCGCCCGGCGCTCACCGCGATCCGGCGCCCCCTCGGCGAACTCGGCTCGCTCGCGGCTTCGGTGCTGCACGACGTGCTGGCCGGGGAAGCCACCGGCGACGTGGGCGCGTCCCGGCCGAGGCTGATCACCCGCGGCAGCACCGGCCCCGCACATTCGTGA
- a CDS encoding ABC transporter substrate-binding protein: protein MRKIRRRLAFAVAVVLLVLTGGCGPRAQEHITLTVATFGEFGYEDLIPGYEFTHPGLTIRQVRTEQGGPYHQDLLKKLQNGQDLADVQAVEEGHLADVLAQSAKFADLAKIGPSDVKPGRWLEWKYEAGRSKDGKLVGYGTDIGPLAMCYRKDFLEAAQLPTDPGSVKTMFATWDSYFKAGEKYVKRSHGKPWFDSAAQIFNAKVNQLPVGYLNRDDHSTLETNTALKDAWDQVSTAVKQGQSAGLTAFEDDGNNGLRLGGFATKVCPAWMLGIIEQQAGIANAGKWAITDAFPDGGGNWGGSYLTVPAASPHQKEAATLAAWLTAPEQQLHAFRVSGNFPSQVEAFTSPDLLSEMNSYFGGALSGQVFVAQARKVGKPQYKGPGDGKIQEAVIAPALKSVEQGADPAAAWQQVLAGVHRLVP, encoded by the coding sequence ATGAGGAAGATCCGAAGACGGCTGGCCTTCGCCGTCGCCGTCGTCCTGCTGGTCCTGACCGGAGGGTGCGGCCCGCGCGCGCAGGAGCACATCACGCTCACCGTGGCGACGTTCGGCGAGTTCGGCTACGAAGACCTCATCCCCGGGTACGAGTTCACCCACCCCGGGCTCACCATCCGCCAGGTCCGCACCGAGCAGGGCGGGCCGTACCACCAGGACCTGCTGAAGAAGCTGCAGAACGGCCAGGACCTCGCCGACGTCCAGGCCGTCGAAGAGGGCCACCTCGCCGACGTGCTCGCGCAGTCGGCGAAGTTCGCCGACCTGGCCAAGATCGGGCCGTCCGACGTCAAGCCCGGCCGGTGGCTGGAGTGGAAGTACGAAGCGGGCCGCAGCAAGGACGGCAAGCTCGTCGGCTACGGCACGGACATCGGCCCGCTGGCCATGTGCTACCGCAAGGACTTCCTCGAAGCGGCCCAGCTGCCCACCGATCCCGGCTCCGTGAAGACGATGTTCGCGACCTGGGACAGCTACTTCAAGGCGGGCGAAAAGTACGTCAAGCGCTCGCACGGGAAACCGTGGTTCGACTCGGCGGCGCAGATCTTCAACGCCAAGGTGAACCAGCTCCCGGTCGGGTACCTCAACCGCGACGATCACTCGACGCTCGAAACGAACACCGCGTTGAAGGACGCCTGGGACCAGGTCTCCACCGCGGTGAAGCAGGGGCAGTCGGCCGGGCTCACCGCGTTCGAGGACGACGGCAACAACGGACTGCGCCTCGGCGGGTTCGCGACGAAGGTCTGCCCGGCGTGGATGCTCGGCATCATCGAGCAGCAGGCCGGGATCGCCAACGCCGGCAAGTGGGCGATCACCGACGCCTTCCCGGACGGCGGCGGCAACTGGGGCGGCTCCTACCTCACCGTGCCGGCCGCGAGCCCGCACCAGAAGGAGGCCGCCACGCTCGCCGCCTGGCTGACCGCGCCGGAGCAGCAGCTGCACGCGTTCCGGGTGAGCGGGAACTTCCCCAGCCAGGTCGAGGCGTTCACCTCCCCCGACCTGCTCAGCGAGATGAACAGCTACTTCGGGGGCGCGCTGAGCGGGCAGGTCTTCGTCGCCCAGGCCCGCAAGGTCGGGAAACCGCAGTACAAGGGCCCGGGCGACGGCAAGATCCAGGAGGCGGTGATCGCGCCCGCGCTCAAGTCGGTCGAGCAGGGCGCCGACCCGGCCGCCGCCTGGCAGCAGGTGCTGGCCGGGGTGCACCGGCTCGTCCCCTGA